Proteins from a genomic interval of Niabella soli DSM 19437:
- a CDS encoding AraC family transcriptional regulator, producing MILPEVYREKSPLSDKDCFVVFDRRKTSFTFPVHVHPEYEINFVSGATGAQRVIGDSVETIGDKDLVFIANPELKHAWMDGQCKLTNIHEITIQFHPQLIEQNLNKNQFQSLKRLFKSAARGLCFGPSAIEKIQPLLQVITMENDGFYSVMRLFILLYELSKSTDCRELASGEPPEVSRNVELLNRLHEYVTGHITETIRIDDIAAALNMSRSTFARFLNAQTKMSFTDYLLDCRVKTAILLLKTGASIQSVSNQCGFNSVSYFYRVFKKANGINPAEYRDNYKKQKLVI from the coding sequence ATGATCTTACCGGAAGTTTACAGAGAAAAATCGCCCCTGTCAGACAAAGACTGTTTTGTTGTTTTTGACCGGAGGAAAACCAGTTTCACCTTCCCGGTACATGTGCACCCGGAATATGAGATTAATTTTGTGTCCGGGGCTACCGGTGCGCAACGGGTGATCGGCGATTCGGTGGAAACGATCGGCGATAAGGACCTGGTGTTTATCGCCAACCCCGAACTCAAGCATGCCTGGATGGACGGCCAGTGTAAGCTGACCAATATCCACGAGATCACTATCCAGTTCCATCCGCAGTTGATAGAACAAAACCTGAATAAAAATCAGTTTCAAAGCCTGAAACGCCTGTTTAAGAGCGCCGCCAGGGGCCTGTGTTTTGGCCCTTCCGCTATTGAGAAGATCCAGCCATTGCTGCAGGTCATTACCATGGAAAACGACGGTTTTTATTCAGTCATGCGCTTATTTATCCTGCTTTACGAATTATCAAAAAGTACCGATTGCCGGGAACTGGCCAGTGGCGAGCCCCCCGAGGTAAGCCGTAATGTAGAGTTGCTGAACCGGCTGCATGAGTATGTGACCGGCCATATTACAGAAACCATCCGGATCGATGATATTGCTGCTGCGTTGAATATGAGCCGCTCCACCTTTGCCCGCTTTTTAAATGCGCAAACAAAGATGAGTTTTACCGACTATTTGCTGGATTGCCGGGTCAAAACAGCTATCCTTTTATTAAAAACGGGAGCTTCTATCCAGAGCGTTTCCAATCAGTGTGGCTTTAACAGCGTGTCCTATTTCTACCGCGTCTTTAAAAAGGCCAATGGAATAAATCCCGCCGAATACAGGGATAATTACAAAAAGCAAAAATTGGTGATCTAG
- a CDS encoding SusC/RagA family TonB-linked outer membrane protein, producing the protein MKKLILILLLGTVCHFGWAQELQIKGTVRDKDNNPLSGATVTVKGTNTATVTDQNGNFSVGATKGQTLEFSYSGMETTDVAIKNNEAITVLLQGSSKNQMEEVVVIGYGTIKKKDLTGAVAAVTGKDLQANLAKSVTGALQGRIAGVTISNGGGQPGAGMSINIRGLSSLGSNTPLYVIDGVFGDINLVDPNDIASIDVLKDASAAAIYGSRAASGVVIITTKGGRRNSPTVISLNAFTGVQSLPKRMDLMNGPQWKAFIKQQGTLPPQAEAMNNNTDWQGESFHSAPINKINLDISGGGEHSTYNVSAGYQDQQGILKTTGYKAFNVRAKNTFDFFNNHLRLGNTFIIKSGDRQYSDLTITDILRQNPLMAIYDSAKPSGYATYAPWMKNLANPVGWLNTRNQHQYQTDIMLNGYGEVDLFVKGLKYRLNVGISRGFGRGYQRMLPLADGTAVNPSYLGESAGFGNQWLVENTLHFDRVFGKHSFNVLAGYSAQENKDRAFNVSRDNLPAGTDAINAGALDNQKTGGSLQVASLESQFGRLVYSYDSRYLVTASLRRDGSSKFAEGHRYGVFPSFALGWNLSNERFFESLKSSINEFKIRASYGRLGNQDIANYSTQSSVTNGINYIQGNALWKGAINNVMWVSPVDLSWESTTTQNIGLDLAFLKNKLTVTADYYLRQTSGVLLYIQQAPSSGLKGQPYMNAGDIDNKGFEFLANYSDAVGQLHYNIGINASTVKNNVKAITVGGNKEFSGANPRGEGIINWARIGYPIGGFWLVKTDGLFQSDAEAQAYKDANGNVIQPKAKAGDIKYIDFNGDGKITDGDDAQYAGSPFPKLAYGIRGGLDYKGVDLAFFFDGMYGNKIYNYTRARMEQTNEFRNYSTALLNSWTTSNTNTTIPRYSLADDNENRKRTSDRWLENGSFFRLKTLEVGYTLPKLWLSKASLKKARVFVAADNLFTITKYTGYTPDLGRSNGDNGDDIGGVFGNGVDYGRAPLARSIVLGIQASF; encoded by the coding sequence ATGAAAAAACTAATACTCATACTGCTATTAGGAACTGTTTGCCACTTTGGATGGGCACAGGAACTTCAAATTAAAGGAACGGTGCGGGATAAGGACAATAATCCCCTTTCCGGCGCCACCGTAACGGTAAAAGGAACGAATACCGCCACCGTAACGGATCAGAACGGAAATTTTAGCGTAGGCGCTACAAAAGGGCAAACGCTGGAGTTTTCTTATTCAGGAATGGAAACCACAGATGTAGCCATTAAGAACAACGAAGCCATAACGGTTTTGCTGCAGGGTAGCAGTAAAAACCAAATGGAAGAAGTAGTGGTGATCGGGTACGGTACCATTAAGAAAAAAGACCTTACCGGAGCAGTGGCTGCGGTAACGGGTAAGGACCTGCAGGCTAATTTGGCAAAGTCGGTTACCGGCGCCCTGCAGGGACGCATCGCCGGCGTAACGATTAGCAACGGAGGTGGGCAGCCTGGTGCCGGAATGAGCATCAACATTCGCGGGTTGAGCTCCCTGGGCAGTAACACGCCCTTATATGTAATTGATGGTGTTTTTGGCGATATTAATCTGGTAGATCCTAATGATATTGCCTCGATCGATGTGTTGAAAGATGCTTCGGCAGCAGCCATCTATGGTTCGCGCGCCGCCAGCGGGGTGGTAATTATTACCACCAAAGGAGGGCGCAGAAACAGTCCGACGGTTATTAGCCTCAATGCTTTTACCGGCGTGCAAAGCCTGCCTAAAAGAATGGACCTGATGAACGGCCCGCAATGGAAAGCTTTTATAAAGCAACAAGGAACATTACCTCCCCAGGCTGAGGCCATGAACAATAATACCGATTGGCAGGGTGAATCGTTTCATTCGGCTCCCATCAATAAGATCAATCTGGACATATCCGGTGGCGGCGAACATTCTACTTACAATGTTTCTGCAGGTTACCAGGATCAGCAGGGTATTTTAAAAACCACCGGCTATAAAGCGTTTAACGTCCGTGCTAAAAACACGTTTGACTTTTTCAACAATCATCTTCGCCTGGGAAATACATTTATAATAAAATCGGGCGACAGACAGTACTCAGATCTGACCATTACGGATATCCTGCGCCAAAACCCCCTGATGGCCATCTATGATTCTGCGAAGCCGAGCGGTTATGCAACCTATGCTCCGTGGATGAAAAATTTGGCTAACCCGGTGGGATGGCTCAACACACGGAATCAGCACCAGTATCAAACGGACATCATGTTGAATGGTTATGGCGAAGTGGATTTGTTTGTGAAAGGGCTGAAATACCGCTTGAATGTGGGGATTAGCCGCGGATTTGGCCGGGGATACCAACGGATGCTGCCCCTGGCAGATGGAACGGCCGTTAACCCATCGTATTTGGGAGAAAGCGCCGGTTTTGGCAACCAATGGCTCGTTGAAAACACGCTGCATTTTGACCGGGTCTTTGGTAAGCATAGCTTCAATGTATTAGCTGGTTATTCTGCCCAGGAAAATAAGGACCGGGCATTTAATGTATCGCGGGATAACCTGCCTGCAGGAACCGATGCTATCAATGCGGGTGCTTTGGATAACCAAAAAACCGGCGGCAGTTTGCAGGTGGCTTCCCTGGAATCGCAGTTTGGCAGGTTGGTTTACAGCTACGATAGCCGCTACCTGGTTACCGCATCGTTGCGCCGGGACGGCTCCTCCAAATTTGCCGAAGGGCATCGCTACGGGGTATTCCCTTCCTTTGCACTGGGATGGAACCTTTCTAACGAACGCTTCTTTGAAAGTTTGAAAAGTTCCATTAACGAATTCAAGATCAGGGCCAGCTATGGACGCCTGGGCAACCAGGATATTGCTAATTACAGTACACAGAGTTCGGTTACCAACGGAATCAACTATATACAAGGCAATGCGCTATGGAAAGGGGCCATTAATAATGTTATGTGGGTTTCACCGGTAGACCTTAGCTGGGAATCAACAACGACTCAAAACATAGGTTTGGATCTCGCTTTTTTGAAAAATAAGCTCACCGTAACCGCTGATTATTACCTGCGCCAAACGAGCGGCGTATTGTTATATATCCAACAAGCGCCCTCTTCCGGCCTGAAGGGGCAACCTTATATGAACGCAGGGGATATCGACAATAAAGGCTTTGAGTTTTTAGCCAATTATAGCGATGCCGTTGGTCAGTTGCATTACAATATTGGCATAAACGCCTCAACGGTTAAAAACAATGTAAAAGCGATAACGGTGGGTGGTAACAAGGAATTTTCAGGCGCGAACCCACGGGGAGAAGGCATCATCAACTGGGCCAGGATCGGCTACCCGATTGGTGGTTTTTGGCTGGTGAAAACAGATGGGCTGTTTCAGTCCGACGCGGAAGCACAGGCTTATAAAGATGCAAATGGCAACGTAATACAACCCAAGGCAAAGGCGGGTGATATAAAATATATCGACTTTAACGGCGATGGGAAAATTACCGATGGTGATGATGCACAGTATGCCGGCAGCCCTTTCCCTAAGTTAGCTTATGGCATTCGCGGGGGGCTGGATTATAAAGGAGTGGACCTGGCCTTTTTCTTTGATGGTATGTACGGGAATAAGATCTACAACTATACCCGGGCACGAATGGAGCAAACCAATGAGTTCAGAAACTATTCAACTGCGTTATTGAACTCCTGGACAACCAGCAATACCAATACCACTATTCCCCGCTATTCTCTTGCAGACGATAATGAGAATAGAAAGCGCACAAGCGACCGCTGGTTAGAGAATGGCTCTTTCTTCCGCCTCAAAACACTGGAAGTGGGCTACACCCTGCCTAAGCTATGGCTGAGCAAAGCCAGTTTAAAGAAAGCACGCGTTTTTGTAGCGGCAGATAACCTGTTTACGATTACCAAATACACGGGTTACACGCCGGATTTAGGCCGCAGCAACGGTGATAACGGTGACGATATCGGTGGCGTATTCGGCAATGGCGTTGATTATGGCCGTGCACCACTGGCACGCAGCATTGTGTTGGGTATACAAGCCAGTTTTTAA
- a CDS encoding aryl-sulfate sulfotransferase encodes MPTILPCYSKRNMLLSGLLTGLVLFIFSCTRNRDVAPAEMTSKQSLSALADKGLLLNTISKEGDVYIFNFEQTDPLRLPQQDIATIAADPAHWRTTLTFSNGTTLVLPTKGDNLDYIVEDIKLNPSGYNPLAALVNVLLPTYGRVKVTVHGKNGETGTIRHLCHEDIPRQSVPVFGLYADYDNVVDLTFTDRDGRERGSTTVHIRTAPLVIQDFPQWKLIKTQPEKMEPGINLISYPGMSETDVSLPYIVDNEGELRWLLLLKSSPDLQKLSASIGLKRTKNGTFIAGDQERPRIVEIDMFGNLLHQWDLQKLGYTFHHEVTEAANGNFLINVTKTSAHLANGQPRVYDHMIELDPLNGTVVKEWDLAKMADTTRYQKPDGITPPQFSQSPTNWAHNNSIKEMGDNILATMRYQGIINFTRAGATRWIISPHKYWSAPYQSLLLNPIDESGHAITDPAVINGDASVPGFDWPWGPHTPVVLSNDDILVFDNGYNRNWVPNFGSGAINYSRVVEYRIDEDKKTVQQVWSYGKERGTGCFSQALSGVQFLPQTKHVLFCPGMGVPTSIGSGGRVVEINPQTKEVIFEMEIATGNGTGFHRVTRMPLYPDTI; translated from the coding sequence ATGCCTACTATTCTCCCTTGTTATTCAAAAAGAAATATGCTATTGTCCGGTCTGCTGACTGGCCTGGTATTATTCATTTTTTCCTGCACGCGCAACAGGGATGTCGCTCCTGCAGAAATGACCTCCAAACAATCGCTAAGTGCCCTGGCCGACAAAGGCCTGCTGCTGAATACCATTAGCAAGGAGGGTGATGTTTATATTTTCAATTTTGAACAAACCGACCCGCTCCGCCTCCCGCAACAGGACATTGCCACCATAGCCGCGGACCCCGCGCACTGGCGTACTACCCTTACTTTTAGCAACGGAACCACACTGGTACTTCCTACAAAAGGGGACAACCTTGATTATATAGTAGAAGATATAAAGCTCAATCCGTCGGGCTACAACCCACTCGCCGCCTTGGTGAATGTACTGCTGCCCACCTATGGCAGGGTAAAAGTAACCGTACACGGCAAAAATGGAGAAACGGGCACCATTAGGCACTTATGCCATGAGGATATTCCACGTCAGAGCGTGCCTGTTTTTGGCCTGTATGCAGACTATGACAATGTAGTGGATCTTACTTTTACTGACCGGGATGGCCGGGAGCGGGGCAGCACAACGGTCCACATCCGTACAGCCCCACTTGTTATACAGGATTTTCCCCAATGGAAACTGATAAAAACGCAGCCGGAAAAAATGGAACCCGGTATAAATCTCATTAGCTATCCCGGAATGTCGGAAACAGATGTATCGCTGCCCTATATAGTCGATAATGAAGGGGAATTGCGGTGGTTATTGCTGTTGAAATCATCGCCCGACCTGCAGAAGCTTTCCGCTTCCATTGGCTTAAAACGCACAAAGAACGGTACTTTTATTGCCGGAGATCAGGAGCGGCCACGCATTGTGGAGATCGATATGTTTGGTAACCTCCTGCATCAATGGGATCTTCAAAAACTGGGCTATACCTTCCATCATGAGGTTACGGAGGCGGCTAACGGTAACTTTTTAATTAATGTTACCAAAACAAGTGCGCACCTGGCAAACGGACAGCCCCGCGTGTATGATCATATGATCGAATTAGACCCGTTAAATGGTACGGTTGTAAAAGAATGGGACCTGGCAAAAATGGCCGATACGACACGTTACCAGAAGCCGGATGGTATTACGCCGCCACAATTTTCTCAAAGCCCTACCAACTGGGCACATAACAATTCTATAAAAGAGATGGGAGATAATATACTGGCAACCATGCGGTACCAGGGTATTATTAATTTTACGCGCGCCGGAGCAACAAGATGGATCATTTCTCCACACAAATACTGGAGCGCACCCTACCAGTCTTTATTGTTAAATCCAATTGATGAAAGCGGCCATGCAATAACAGATCCGGCGGTCATAAATGGTGACGCGTCGGTACCGGGGTTCGACTGGCCCTGGGGACCGCACACGCCGGTGGTATTATCCAATGACGATATTCTGGTGTTTGATAATGGGTATAACCGCAACTGGGTGCCCAATTTTGGTTCAGGCGCCATTAATTATAGCCGGGTGGTGGAATACCGGATCGATGAAGATAAAAAAACAGTGCAGCAGGTTTGGTCCTATGGCAAAGAGCGGGGCACCGGCTGCTTTTCGCAGGCGCTTTCAGGCGTACAGTTCCTGCCACAGACAAAGCATGTGTTATTTTGCCCGGGAATGGGCGTACCCACCTCCATTGGATCGGGGGGGCGTGTAGTGGAAATAAATCCCCAGACAAAAGAAGTAATCTTTGAAATGGAAATTGCAACAGGTAATGGCACGGGCTTTCACAGGGTTACCCGCATGCCGTTGTACCCGGATACTATTTAA
- a CDS encoding RagB/SusD family nutrient uptake outer membrane protein codes for MKFLIKKYTALAVLGLSLAGCKKDFLNKINPNFSVEATFWQTEADAVSAIPTIYSPIRSQMDGYYGAWSGYQMMNRADDMWMLAGEGTEGPTFYVHFLNTATSPTNQFGSLFTGVSRANTFLKNIGRVSMDETKKKALIGEASFLRGMYYFLLAANYGDVPLRLLPASDPGELNKPSSPEAEIWKQVIADFKTAKDALPVSRPSSEQGRATKGAAIAYLGKALVYTKQYAEAETELKALLSAPYSYDLVNFENNFMETTKFNQESVFELPYNAYLGGGGRWGGDEPNGYLGFVLPNFCGPAGSGAWFKLVPGISMVRDFVSEERPAGSDTRFDKRMYTSFFWKYSDYETGLTDGKWFGDHDFDYFWQEGQGKWIMNPGLVYPDINTATGKKPGRFLLKKYTNFYINKEGSNSHYDNANCNNNLRIIRFAEVLLLHAEACAQNGNTAGAAADLKRIRDRAGLANKTWGSKDELMTEIIKQNELEFFFEGHRFFDLKRWYTPAQMKQILVNNQQQGAENFQPKHYYIPIPQSELNTNTSMQQHPLWK; via the coding sequence ATGAAATTTTTGATCAAAAAATATACGGCTTTAGCAGTATTGGGGCTATCGCTTGCCGGCTGTAAAAAAGATTTTTTAAATAAAATAAACCCCAACTTTTCGGTGGAAGCTACGTTCTGGCAAACCGAAGCCGATGCGGTAAGTGCAATTCCTACTATTTATTCTCCCATCCGTAGTCAAATGGATGGTTACTACGGTGCCTGGTCCGGCTACCAAATGATGAACCGGGCCGATGACATGTGGATGCTGGCTGGTGAGGGAACAGAAGGGCCTACCTTTTATGTGCACTTCCTCAATACGGCCACCAGCCCAACCAACCAGTTTGGAAGTTTGTTCACGGGAGTGTCCAGAGCCAATACGTTTTTGAAAAACATTGGCCGGGTTTCCATGGATGAAACCAAAAAGAAAGCACTGATTGGTGAGGCCAGTTTTTTGCGCGGCATGTACTATTTCCTGCTGGCTGCCAATTATGGCGATGTCCCTTTGCGACTGCTGCCTGCAAGCGATCCGGGAGAGCTCAACAAACCCTCTTCGCCCGAAGCCGAGATTTGGAAACAGGTAATTGCCGATTTTAAGACGGCTAAGGACGCACTGCCGGTGAGCAGGCCCAGCAGCGAACAAGGCCGGGCTACCAAAGGTGCTGCCATAGCCTACCTGGGCAAGGCCCTGGTGTATACCAAACAATACGCAGAGGCGGAAACCGAGCTAAAAGCCCTGCTCAGCGCACCTTATAGCTATGACCTGGTGAACTTTGAAAATAATTTCATGGAAACCACCAAGTTTAATCAGGAGTCAGTCTTTGAGCTGCCGTATAATGCTTACTTAGGCGGAGGAGGCCGCTGGGGCGGCGATGAACCCAACGGCTACCTGGGTTTTGTACTGCCCAATTTTTGCGGACCTGCAGGGTCCGGCGCCTGGTTCAAATTAGTGCCTGGTATTTCTATGGTGCGCGATTTTGTAAGCGAAGAGCGCCCGGCCGGTTCCGATACCCGGTTTGACAAGCGCATGTACACCAGCTTTTTTTGGAAATACTCTGATTACGAAACGGGGCTGACCGACGGCAAATGGTTCGGCGACCATGACTTTGATTATTTTTGGCAGGAAGGACAAGGAAAATGGATCATGAACCCGGGCTTGGTTTATCCGGACATAAATACAGCAACAGGGAAGAAACCGGGCCGTTTCCTGCTTAAAAAATATACCAACTTTTATATAAACAAAGAAGGCTCCAACAGCCATTACGATAATGCAAACTGTAACAACAACCTGCGGATAATTCGTTTTGCTGAAGTATTGTTGCTGCATGCAGAAGCCTGTGCCCAAAACGGAAATACAGCCGGGGCGGCTGCCGACTTAAAGCGGATTCGCGACCGGGCCGGATTAGCCAATAAAACCTGGGGCAGCAAGGATGAATTGATGACAGAAATCATCAAGCAAAATGAGCTGGAGTTTTTCTTCGAAGGGCATCGCTTCTTTGACCTGAAACGCTGGTATACCCCTGCCCAAATGAAACAGATTTTGGTTAACAACCAACAACAGGGCGCTGAAAACTTCCAGCCTAAACATTATTATATACCTATTCCGCAAAGCGAATTGAATACCAATACGAGTATGCAACAACATCCGCTGTGGAAATAA
- a CDS encoding glycoside hydrolase family 130 protein, translating to MKDQFHQQLEALLKEQTQLLAAKNHPCSSYNGYVQRFRNPVLTAAHTPLFWRYDLNPATNPLLLQRFGVNAVFNSGAIKWKGKYLIFARVEGYDRKSFFAIAESPNGIDNFKFWDYPVRLPEIDSRETNVYDMRLTAHEDGWIYGIFCSERRDETARPGDLSSAIAATGIVRTRDFCSWERLPNLKSKNHQRNVVLHPEFVKGKYALYTRPQEGFIDAGKGGGICWTLIDDINNAVIETEQLVEERLYHTIKEAKNGEGPPPIKTHKGWLHLAHGVRQCASGLRYVLYLYLTDLAAPEKLIASPAGYFMAPEAEERIGDVSNVLFANGWIADADGKVVIYYASSDTRMHVATSTIDRLLDYCLHTRPDGLKSSASVKAISDIITANKKYLALQSV from the coding sequence ATGAAGGATCAGTTTCACCAACAATTAGAAGCACTTTTAAAAGAACAGACCCAGCTCCTCGCTGCAAAAAACCATCCCTGTTCCTCCTACAACGGATATGTGCAACGCTTTCGGAACCCCGTGCTTACGGCCGCGCATACGCCGTTGTTCTGGCGTTATGATTTAAATCCGGCCACGAACCCCTTGCTGCTGCAGCGTTTTGGGGTCAATGCGGTATTTAATTCAGGAGCCATTAAATGGAAGGGAAAGTATTTAATTTTTGCTAGGGTGGAAGGGTACGACCGAAAATCGTTTTTTGCCATTGCTGAGAGCCCGAATGGGATAGACAATTTTAAATTTTGGGATTACCCGGTACGGTTGCCCGAAATTGACAGCAGGGAAACGAATGTGTATGATATGCGTTTAACAGCACATGAAGACGGGTGGATCTATGGCATTTTTTGTTCGGAACGCAGAGACGAAACCGCTCGTCCCGGAGACCTGTCCAGCGCTATTGCCGCCACAGGAATTGTACGTACCCGGGATTTTTGTTCCTGGGAACGCTTGCCCAATCTTAAGTCCAAAAACCATCAGCGGAATGTAGTGCTGCACCCGGAATTTGTAAAGGGCAAATATGCGTTATACACGCGCCCCCAGGAGGGGTTTATAGATGCCGGCAAGGGAGGAGGTATTTGCTGGACGCTGATAGACGATATAAACAACGCGGTTATAGAAACCGAACAACTGGTTGAGGAGCGATTGTATCATACCATCAAAGAGGCAAAGAACGGAGAAGGGCCTCCGCCGATTAAAACCCACAAGGGATGGTTGCATCTAGCACATGGTGTAAGACAATGCGCTTCCGGCCTCCGCTACGTCTTATATCTCTATCTTACCGACCTGGCGGCACCCGAAAAACTGATCGCCAGCCCGGCAGGATATTTTATGGCCCCAGAGGCTGAGGAGCGTATTGGTGACGTATCCAATGTATTGTTCGCAAACGGATGGATCGCAGATGCCGACGGAAAAGTAGTCATCTACTATGCTTCCTCCGACACAAGGATGCATGTGGCAACCTCCACGATTGACCGATTATTGGATTACTGTCTGCACACCCGCCCGGATGGTTTAAAATCTTCCGCTTCAGTTAAAGCTATATCCGATATTATAACAGCAAATAAAAAATATTTAGCATTGCAAAGTGTGTGA